One window from the genome of Drosophila albomicans strain 15112-1751.03 chromosome 2L, ASM965048v2, whole genome shotgun sequence encodes:
- the LOC117566212 gene encoding fasciclin-3 isoform X6 → MSRIVLVFLAAILSDALSYGQVNVEPNTALLNEGDRTELLCRYGRAINYCRIEIPGEQKVLNLSPVWSKTPGFTYYGAGLNAGQCGVSIEHVKASNNGQVKCSLGVEGEELSGTIDLVVALRPKQPMIELITKPNRDGYFSENTEFHARCIVRDGRPPANISWYIDNMPANKNTNQLQILSTPTHDNVELSTSVQEIKWHLAPEDSNRKLVCRSHHQTDRESVPAQEAAYIIMVRYAPVSQPEASVYGLYLEHTAIVNITIRASPPPTIEWNVAGVVIPQGRTEGRYSAYDPQYLGNDLYNVTLAIGGLTLEDTTKVYQLRASNEIGIADYSVRISSSSKPPSSSLDVAAIVGIVVAIAVLLLIVLLVLFARATGRWCFGGKSLKTPTNETKTNNSSMLNLY, encoded by the exons ATGCGCTCAGCTATGGCCAGGTGAACGTCGAGCCAAATACAGCGCTGCTCAACGAGGGCGATCGCACCGAGCTCCTCTGTCGCTACGGTCGTGCCATCAACTATTGCCGCATCGAGATACCCGGCGAACAGAAGGTTTTGAATTTGTCGCCCGTCTGGAGCAAGACACCAGGATTTACGTACTATGGAGCCGGTCTGAATGCGGGTCAATGCGGTGTCAGCATTGAGCATGTCAAGGCCAGCAATAATGGCCAAGTCAAATGCAGTCTTGGCGTTGAGGGCGAGGAACTCTCAGGCACCATTGATTTAGTCGTTGCAT TGCGTCCCAAGCAGCCAATGATTGAGCTGATCACCAAGCCGAATCGCGATGGTTACTTCTCCGAGAACACCGAGTTCCATGCTCGTTGCATTGTTCGCGATGGTCGTCCGCCAGCAAACATCTCGTGGTACATTGACAACATGCCCGCCAACAAGAACACCAACCAACTTCAGATTCTCTCCACGCCCACCCACGACAATGTCGAGTTGTCCACCTCCGTGCAGGAAATCAAATGGCACTTGGCCCCCGAGGACAGCAACCGCAAGCTCGTCTGCCGCTCCCATCATCAGACCGATCGCGAAAGTGTGCCCGCCCAGGAAGCTGCCTACATCATAATGGTGCGAT ATGCCCCCGTCAGTCAGCCCGAGGCGTCCGTTTATGGATTGTACTTGGAGCACACTGCCATCGTGAACATTACGATCCGGGCAAGTCCGCCACCGACCATTGAATGGAACGTCGCCGGCGTTGTCATCCCACAGGGCCGCACCGAGGGACGCTATTCGGCATACGACCCACAGTATCTGGGCAACGATCTGTACAATGTGACACTGGCGATTGGCGGTCTAACTCTCGAGGATACGACCAAGGTGTACCAGCTGCGTGCGAGCAACGAAATCGGCATCGCTGATTATTCGGTGCGCATCAGTTCGTCGAGCAAGCCTCCGAGCAGCAGTTTAGATGTGGCTGCCATCGTTGGCATCGTTGTGGCCATCGccgtgctgctgctgattgtgCTCCTTGTGCTGTTTGCGCGTGCCACCGGCAGATGGTGTTTTGGAG